The genomic window TTAAAACGAACTGGAGCAGATAGAGAAACCATAGACCAAATCATAGATAAGGTTAGAGATGAGTTGTATCAAGGTATTTCTACCAAGGAAATTTACAATAGAGCATTTGCCTTACTAAAGAAAAAGAAAAGTCATTTTGCTTCTAAATACAAACTCAAAAAAGCCATCTATGAATTAGGTCCAACAGGATTTCCGTTTGAGCGTTTTGTCGGAGCCGTTTTAAAGTACTCTGGTTATAATGTGAAAATTGGAGAAGTTTTACAAGGCAAATGCGTCACTCATGAGATTGATGTTGTAGCGCATAAAGGCAATGAAACTACAATTATTGAGTGTAAATTTCATGGTGAGCAAGGTATTAACTGTAATGTAAAAGTGCCACTATATATCAACTCGCGCTATCAAGATGTAAAAGCACATTGGAATGCAAATCCTAAAAACGGAACAACCTTAACAAAAGCTTGGGTAGTAACTAATACCAGATTTACAGAAGATGCCATTCAATACAGCAAGTGTTGTGGACTGTTTTTACTAAGTTGGGATTATCCTGAAAACAACGGATTAAAAGACCGAATTGACCGTTTGGGACTATATCCAATTACCGTTTCAACCTTACTATCTAACAGAGAAAAACAATTTTTATTAAGCAGAAATGTGGTTTTATGCAGAGAGCTGATACACGATAAATTCTATCTAGATCATTTGGGAATTTCTGATGCCAGAAAAGAAAAAATACTAAACGAAATCTCAGAACTCTGTACCATTAAAAGTGAATAGTCATGGAAAAGTTTGTAAAGGTTAATTTTTTAGGTGCCTCTGGTGTAGTTACTGGTTCAAAGTTTTTAATAGAAACCTCTGAGCAAAACATTTTAATAGACTGTGGTATGTTTCAAGGTTTAAAAACGTTGAGAGAACTTAACTGGTCTAATCTTCCTGTGGATGTTAAATCTATAGACATTGTACTTTTAACGCATGGTCATCTAGACCACGTAGGTTATCTACCAAGACTTTTAAAACAAGGCTTTAGAGGCAAAATTGTGGGTACAGCACCAACATTGGCCATTGCCGGAATTATTCTAAAAGACAGCGCCAAAATTCACGAAGAAGAAGCCGAAAAAGCCAACAAAGAAAAGTACACCAAGCACCATCCTGCTTTACCGTTTTATACCGTTGAAGAAGCAGAAGAAACCATTAAATTATTTCATACAGAAGTAGATGATAAATGGATCTATTTATCCGAAAACATCTCATATCGCTTTCAATATAATGGTCATATTATTGGTGCCATATTTATAGAATTAGATATTGATGGTAAACGTTTTGTATTCTCTGGAGATATAGGAAGAACCAACGATTATTTACTTAATAACCCAAAAACACCTGAATGGGCAGATTATCTGTTTATTGAAAGTACCTATGGCAACAAACTACATCCAGAAGAAGATGTAGAAACCATTTTAGAAGATATCATCAAAGAAACGATTCAGAAAAAAGGGAATCTCATCATACCGAGTTTTGCAGTAGAGCGTTTACAAACACTGATGTATATTTTATGGCAATTGTACAAACAACGTAGAATTCCCAACATTCCTATTTTTATAGATAGCCCTATGGGAAACAACGTTCTTGAGGTCTTTAAACGTTTTCCTAAATGGCACAGACTTTCAACCGAAGATTATCATGCCATGTGCAATCATGTAAACATTGTACAATCTTACAGAGAAACCTGGGAAACCATA from Winogradskyella sp. MH6 includes these protein-coding regions:
- a CDS encoding ATP cone domain-containing protein → MQNDGIIITKSSGDKVKFSLNKLRSSLKRTGADRETIDQIIDKVRDELYQGISTKEIYNRAFALLKKKKSHFASKYKLKKAIYELGPTGFPFERFVGAVLKYSGYNVKIGEVLQGKCVTHEIDVVAHKGNETTIIECKFHGEQGINCNVKVPLYINSRYQDVKAHWNANPKNGTTLTKAWVVTNTRFTEDAIQYSKCCGLFLLSWDYPENNGLKDRIDRLGLYPITVSTLLSNREKQFLLSRNVVLCRELIHDKFYLDHLGISDARKEKILNEISELCTIKSE
- a CDS encoding MBL fold metallo-hydrolase RNA specificity domain-containing protein, with translation MEKFVKVNFLGASGVVTGSKFLIETSEQNILIDCGMFQGLKTLRELNWSNLPVDVKSIDIVLLTHGHLDHVGYLPRLLKQGFRGKIVGTAPTLAIAGIILKDSAKIHEEEAEKANKEKYTKHHPALPFYTVEEAEETIKLFHTEVDDKWIYLSENISYRFQYNGHIIGAIFIELDIDGKRFVFSGDIGRTNDYLLNNPKTPEWADYLFIESTYGNKLHPEEDVETILEDIIKETIQKKGNLIIPSFAVERLQTLMYILWQLYKQRRIPNIPIFIDSPMGNNVLEVFKRFPKWHRLSTEDYHAMCNHVNIVQSYRETWETIDDKRPKIVIAGSGMVTGGRVLTYLQQLIDEPSTTVLLVGYQAEGTRGRQLKEGVHEIRFFGKYYPIKATIKSIESLSAHGDQEDLLNWMKTIKNIPEMVYLIHGEPTALDAFRSKIENTYGWRVKIPQLTDVEKLII